One stretch of bacterium DNA includes these proteins:
- the ettA gene encoding energy-dependent translational throttle protein EttA: MAPQFVFQTQNLTKMYNDKTVFQDISLSFYYGAKIGIVGENGSGKTSLLRILAGIDQDFMGTATLGKGMRVGYVPQEPQLNPAKTVRQNLEEALEPVHALIRRYDEVADKMGEKLPKADMDKLMEEMGRLQDQIDSMDAWEVDRLVDVASDALVLPPDDADVTKLSGGERRRVALCKVLLEKPDMLLLDEPTNHLDAETVAWLETTLRDYHGTVIIVTHDRYFLDHITKWILELDNGRGIPFEGNYTSWLKQKAELLRQVEKKESQRQKVLANELEWLGTSALGRRTKSQARIARYEELSSERFEARKDDVSIQIVPGPHLGNKVIVLEGVSKAYAGVTLLDQVSFNMPRGAVVGVVGPNGCGKTTLFRMLMGQETPDQGVVTIGESVVLSYVDQHRDALRDDLTVFEEITNGREEVEMGDRTMNSRAYLSRFNFRGAQQQKKVGKLSGGERNRVHLAKMLRKGGNVLLLDEPTNDLDVNTMRVLEEAIMEFPGCAMVISHDRYFLDRICTHLLIFEGDGKLRWFDGNFADFEEKVLAGNSDRLLHRRGKYRKLALR; encoded by the coding sequence ATGGCCCCACAATTTGTTTTCCAGACTCAGAATCTGACGAAGATGTATAACGACAAGACGGTCTTTCAGGATATCAGTCTGTCGTTTTATTACGGCGCCAAAATCGGCATTGTGGGGGAGAACGGGTCGGGAAAAACCAGTTTGCTGCGCATTCTGGCGGGAATCGATCAGGATTTCATGGGGACGGCCACCCTGGGCAAGGGGATGCGGGTGGGATATGTGCCGCAGGAGCCACAGCTCAACCCGGCGAAGACAGTGCGTCAGAATCTCGAAGAGGCCCTGGAACCGGTACATGCCTTGATCCGCCGGTATGATGAGGTGGCCGATAAAATGGGGGAAAAACTTCCCAAGGCCGACATGGATAAGCTGATGGAGGAGATGGGGCGCCTGCAGGACCAGATTGACAGTATGGATGCCTGGGAGGTCGACCGGCTGGTGGACGTGGCGTCGGATGCCTTGGTGCTGCCGCCTGATGATGCCGATGTGACCAAGTTGTCCGGGGGCGAACGGCGTCGCGTGGCGCTTTGCAAAGTCCTCCTCGAAAAGCCCGACATGTTGTTGCTGGATGAGCCGACCAATCATCTGGATGCCGAGACCGTGGCCTGGCTGGAAACGACCCTGCGCGACTATCATGGTACGGTGATTATCGTCACCCATGACCGCTATTTCCTGGATCATATCACCAAGTGGATCCTGGAACTGGATAACGGGCGCGGGATTCCCTTTGAAGGGAATTATACCTCCTGGCTCAAGCAGAAGGCCGAACTGTTGAGGCAGGTGGAGAAAAAGGAGAGCCAGCGGCAGAAGGTGCTCGCCAATGAATTGGAGTGGTTGGGGACCTCGGCATTGGGCCGGCGCACGAAGAGTCAGGCGCGTATTGCCCGCTACGAGGAACTCTCCAGCGAGCGGTTTGAGGCGCGCAAGGATGATGTGTCGATCCAGATTGTTCCCGGCCCGCATTTAGGGAACAAGGTGATCGTCCTGGAGGGCGTATCCAAGGCCTATGCCGGCGTGACGCTACTGGACCAGGTCTCCTTCAATATGCCCCGGGGCGCGGTGGTGGGCGTGGTGGGGCCGAACGGATGCGGCAAGACCACCCTGTTCCGCATGCTGATGGGGCAGGAGACGCCGGATCAGGGCGTGGTGACGATCGGGGAAAGCGTGGTGCTGTCTTATGTGGATCAGCACCGGGATGCCTTACGTGACGATTTGACGGTGTTTGAGGAGATTACCAACGGGCGGGAAGAGGTGGAGATGGGCGATCGCACGATGAATTCACGCGCCTATCTGTCGCGGTTCAATTTCCGGGGGGCGCAGCAGCAGAAAAAGGTAGGCAAGCTGTCCGGCGGTGAACGCAACCGGGTCCATCTGGCCAAGATGCTCCGCAAGGGGGGCAATGTGCTGTTGCTTGATGAGCCTACCAACGATTTGGACGTCAACACCATGCGCGTATTGGAAGAGGCGATTATGGAGTTCCCCGGTTGTGCGATGGTCATCAGCCATGACCGCTATTTCCTGGACCGGATCTGTACGCACCTGCTCATTTTTGAAGGGGACGGCAAACTTCGCTGGTTTGATGGCAATTTCGCTGATTTCGAAGAGAAAGTCTTGGCGGGTAACAGCGACCGGCTGCTCCATCGCCGGGGTAAATACAGGAAATTGGCGTTGCGATAG
- a CDS encoding DNA polymerase III subunit alpha, with amino-acid sequence MTTPFVHLHVHTEYSMLDGACRVKDIATAAQAMQMPALAITDHGVMYGAVPFYEATREKGVKPIIGCEAYVTSGSRFDRKTENSAKSHSNHLVLLAKNEFGYHNLVRLISAAHLEGFYYKPRIDHEILAKYSGGLIGLSACLKGEIPERLRDDDEAGALKLAGLYSDILGKDNFFLEVMDHMMPEQRKVNKGLVALAKKTGLGLVATNDAHYLKREHAAAHEVMLCLQTQTVMSDPKRMKYPSSEFYFKSGDEMAAIFSELPESISNTLKIAEACNVEFKFGDLHFPMFKVPAETTQKEYLLSLCYKGLLKRYGVKDYTHPRDEREKELVTRCMYEISIIERMGFINYFLVVWDFINFAKTKGIPVGPGRGSGAGSLVAYLLEITGIDPIRYDLIFERFLNPERISPPDFDIDFCQTRRGEVIEYVKDKYGRENCAQIITFGSLGAKTVIRDIGRALELPYSECDRLAKMIPDDPKISLAKALEQNPEFKKASVTEPHCKQILEYGVVLEGLLRNAGTHAAGVVIGEKPLIEIVPLTLDKEDQVITQYSMDPIGKIGLLKMDFLGLKTLTVIQEAVDLVKIARGISVDIDAIPMDDTKTFELLQRGDTVGVFQFESGGMRDNLRKLCPTVIDEIIAMNALYRPGPMQFIDSFINRKHGREKTEFGHPLLEPILKGTYGYMIYQEQVQRVSNVLAGFSLAMGDNLRRAISKKKASEMAKMREKFIEGCAKTNQIPASKAQEIYDMIEKFADYGFNKSHSAAYSVVAMQTAYLKAHFPEEFMAALLSSEMGNMDKIPIFIVECRAMGLEILPPHINESEVRFSPTKGAVRYGLASIKNAGEGACREIVAERKRNGPYKGLMDFSRRFQGQVVNKKVVESLIKAGAFDFPGSDRARLFGGIDFALSRANAAARDKASGQGSLFDLMPVEPQVTIDDGSLPPADKWAESQLLAQERELLGIYMSGHPLSQFSKLLERYQLTNVEGLKAIKSGDQTRIGGLISELLPRMTKKKEPMAVLKLEDLEGTVEVVVYPDAYLEYKSVLAQDQAIMLCGEVRLDDENRLRIIANEVYPLKDAPALFVEKFSLHMTAGRVSEDPAILESVRNVLELHPGQTMVNLCLEYQSGEKVFLDTSSHYQVTCDESLIQELEHILGEDMVYVKVLQTPCRKPRRETLWKKKSNFGGNG; translated from the coding sequence ATGACGACGCCCTTTGTTCATCTTCACGTTCACACTGAATACAGCATGCTGGATGGGGCCTGCCGTGTTAAGGATATTGCGACGGCAGCCCAGGCCATGCAGATGCCGGCGCTGGCCATTACGGATCACGGCGTGATGTATGGGGCGGTGCCCTTCTATGAAGCCACCCGGGAGAAGGGGGTCAAGCCGATCATCGGGTGTGAGGCCTATGTGACATCCGGCAGCCGCTTTGACCGGAAAACCGAAAATTCGGCAAAGTCCCACTCCAACCATCTGGTGCTGCTGGCCAAAAACGAGTTCGGTTACCACAACCTGGTGCGGCTGATCAGTGCCGCCCATCTGGAGGGGTTCTACTACAAGCCCCGGATTGATCATGAAATCCTGGCGAAATATTCCGGGGGCTTGATCGGGCTTTCAGCCTGCCTCAAGGGGGAAATCCCAGAGCGCTTGCGGGATGATGATGAGGCGGGCGCCCTTAAGTTAGCCGGCCTGTATTCGGACATCCTGGGTAAGGATAACTTCTTTCTCGAAGTGATGGACCATATGATGCCGGAACAGCGCAAGGTCAATAAGGGACTGGTGGCGCTGGCAAAAAAGACGGGGCTCGGCCTGGTCGCCACGAACGATGCGCATTATCTCAAGCGGGAGCATGCCGCGGCCCATGAAGTCATGCTATGCCTCCAGACCCAGACGGTCATGAGCGATCCCAAGCGCATGAAGTACCCTTCCTCCGAGTTCTACTTCAAGAGCGGGGACGAGATGGCGGCGATCTTCAGCGAACTGCCCGAGTCCATTTCCAACACCTTGAAAATAGCGGAAGCCTGTAATGTGGAATTCAAGTTCGGCGACCTGCATTTCCCGATGTTCAAGGTGCCGGCAGAAACCACGCAGAAGGAGTACCTGCTTTCCTTGTGTTACAAGGGGTTGCTGAAGCGGTATGGGGTTAAGGATTATACCCACCCCCGTGATGAGCGTGAAAAAGAGCTGGTGACGCGGTGCATGTACGAGATCTCCATCATTGAGCGCATGGGGTTCATCAATTACTTCCTGGTGGTGTGGGATTTCATCAACTTTGCCAAGACCAAGGGGATTCCCGTGGGACCCGGGCGTGGCTCCGGTGCAGGCAGTCTGGTGGCTTACCTTCTCGAAATCACGGGGATTGATCCCATCCGCTATGATCTGATTTTTGAACGCTTTCTCAATCCTGAACGGATTTCACCCCCTGACTTTGATATCGATTTCTGCCAGACCCGGCGTGGCGAGGTGATTGAGTATGTGAAGGACAAGTACGGGCGGGAGAATTGCGCTCAGATTATTACCTTCGGGTCACTGGGGGCCAAGACGGTCATCCGCGACATTGGACGTGCACTGGAACTGCCTTATTCCGAGTGTGACCGCCTGGCGAAGATGATCCCGGATGATCCTAAAATTTCCCTGGCCAAGGCGCTTGAGCAGAATCCCGAATTCAAAAAAGCCTCGGTGACCGAGCCGCACTGCAAGCAGATCCTGGAGTACGGGGTTGTGCTTGAGGGGTTGCTTCGTAATGCCGGAACGCATGCGGCCGGCGTGGTGATCGGCGAAAAACCGCTCATTGAGATTGTACCGCTGACCTTGGATAAAGAAGATCAGGTCATTACCCAATATTCCATGGATCCCATCGGGAAAATCGGCCTGCTCAAGATGGATTTCCTGGGGCTGAAGACCCTTACGGTCATCCAGGAAGCGGTTGATCTGGTTAAGATCGCCCGCGGCATCAGTGTGGATATTGACGCCATTCCCATGGATGATACGAAAACCTTCGAGCTGCTTCAGCGTGGCGATACCGTGGGCGTTTTCCAGTTTGAAAGCGGGGGCATGCGGGACAACTTGCGCAAGCTTTGCCCCACGGTCATCGACGAGATCATTGCCATGAACGCCCTCTATCGGCCCGGTCCCATGCAGTTTATTGATAGCTTCATTAACCGGAAGCATGGGCGTGAGAAAACTGAATTCGGCCATCCGCTTCTTGAGCCCATTCTCAAGGGGACGTATGGCTACATGATCTATCAGGAGCAAGTCCAGCGCGTCTCCAATGTCCTGGCCGGTTTTTCCCTAGCCATGGGCGATAATCTCCGTCGCGCGATCTCCAAGAAAAAGGCCAGCGAAATGGCCAAGATGCGCGAAAAATTCATCGAGGGGTGTGCCAAAACCAACCAGATTCCGGCGTCCAAGGCGCAGGAAATCTACGACATGATCGAGAAGTTCGCGGATTATGGGTTCAATAAATCCCATAGCGCGGCTTACAGCGTGGTGGCCATGCAAACCGCCTACCTGAAGGCGCACTTTCCTGAGGAGTTCATGGCCGCGTTGCTTTCGAGTGAAATGGGGAATATGGATAAAATCCCCATATTCATTGTTGAATGTCGCGCGATGGGACTTGAGATCCTTCCGCCCCATATCAATGAAAGCGAGGTTCGCTTCAGTCCCACCAAGGGAGCGGTCCGCTATGGTCTCGCCTCCATCAAGAATGCGGGGGAGGGCGCCTGCCGTGAGATTGTGGCCGAGCGCAAGCGAAACGGGCCTTATAAGGGGCTGATGGACTTTTCCCGGCGATTCCAGGGGCAGGTGGTCAACAAGAAGGTCGTTGAAAGCTTAATCAAGGCCGGCGCCTTTGATTTTCCGGGCAGTGACCGGGCACGGCTGTTTGGCGGGATTGATTTTGCCCTGAGCCGGGCCAATGCGGCCGCCCGCGACAAGGCCTCGGGGCAGGGGAGTCTGTTCGACCTCATGCCCGTTGAACCGCAGGTGACAATAGATGACGGATCGCTCCCCCCGGCCGATAAATGGGCGGAAAGCCAGTTGCTGGCCCAGGAACGCGAGTTGCTGGGAATCTACATGAGCGGGCACCCGTTGAGTCAGTTTTCCAAACTGCTGGAGCGCTATCAGTTGACCAATGTGGAAGGCTTGAAGGCGATCAAGTCCGGGGATCAGACGCGTATCGGCGGCTTGATTTCAGAGCTGTTGCCGCGCATGACCAAAAAGAAGGAGCCCATGGCTGTCCTGAAGTTGGAGGATCTGGAAGGGACGGTCGAGGTGGTGGTGTATCCGGACGCCTATCTGGAATACAAGTCCGTTTTGGCACAGGATCAGGCGATCATGCTGTGCGGGGAGGTCCGGCTGGATGATGAGAACCGGCTCCGGATCATCGCCAATGAAGTCTATCCGCTCAAAGATGCGCCGGCGTTGTTTGTTGAAAAATTCAGCCTGCATATGACGGCTGGCCGGGTGAGTGAGGATCCGGCAATCCTTGAGAGCGTTCGCAATGTCCTTGAGCTTCATCCCGGACAGACCATGGTGAATTTGTGCCTGGAATATCAGTCCGGAGAAAAGGTGTTTCTCGACACCAGTAGTCATTATCAGGTCACTTGCGATGAGTCCCTGATCCAGGAGTTGGAGCATATCCTCGGGGAGGATATGGTCTATGTGAAAGTGCTCCAGACGCCTTGCCGGAAACCGCGACGCGAGACGCTCTGGAAGAAGAAGTCAAATTTCGGGGGCAACGGTTAA
- the rpsO gene encoding 30S ribosomal protein S15: MDSQAKSTVQKEFQRHGKDTGSSEVQVALLSRRIEELTEHLKLHKKDHSSRYGLLKMVSARRRLLNYMKSKDEDVYQDVIKRLKLRR, from the coding sequence ATGGATTCTCAAGCGAAGAGCACAGTTCAGAAGGAGTTTCAGAGACACGGAAAAGACACCGGTTCATCTGAAGTTCAGGTCGCGTTGTTATCACGCCGGATTGAGGAGCTCACCGAGCACCTGAAACTCCACAAAAAAGATCACAGCTCCCGCTATGGTCTGCTTAAAATGGTAAGCGCGCGTCGTCGTTTGCTCAATTACATGAAGAGCAAGGACGAAGATGTTTATCAGGACGTGATCAAACGTCTTAAACTCCGTCGGTAA
- a CDS encoding metallophosphoesterase family protein, whose protein sequence is MANVKYAVMGDIHGNWEALSAVLEDAQSQGVTNYTCVGDMVGYNANPSECLAKIRELNAICVRGNHDHYCSHDECIRDFHPLAANVVDWTRNQLTEDELGFLKQLKMVRVVSSFTLVHSTLDMPEKWGYVFDELEAESNFNYQSTTVCFYGHTHQPVVFEKSGYVRRLNVAGVIPVTLGKKYFVNVGSVGQPRDGDKRSSYAVYDTTARQFEIRRVEYDIETAQKKIIAAGLPERLAVRLGLGV, encoded by the coding sequence ATGGCGAATGTGAAATATGCAGTAATGGGGGATATTCATGGGAACTGGGAGGCGCTCAGTGCCGTTCTGGAAGATGCCCAGTCCCAAGGCGTGACGAACTACACCTGTGTGGGTGATATGGTGGGCTACAACGCCAACCCTTCGGAATGTCTCGCCAAGATTCGTGAACTGAACGCCATCTGCGTGCGTGGCAATCACGACCACTACTGTTCGCATGACGAGTGCATCCGTGACTTCCATCCCCTTGCCGCCAATGTGGTGGATTGGACCCGGAACCAATTGACCGAGGATGAACTGGGGTTTCTCAAGCAACTCAAGATGGTCCGGGTGGTCAGCAGTTTCACGTTGGTTCACAGCACCTTGGATATGCCTGAGAAGTGGGGCTATGTGTTTGATGAGCTGGAGGCGGAGTCCAATTTCAATTACCAGTCGACGACCGTGTGCTTCTACGGACACACCCATCAACCTGTGGTGTTTGAAAAGTCCGGGTATGTGCGGCGGCTCAATGTCGCGGGGGTCATTCCGGTGACGCTCGGGAAAAAGTATTTTGTCAACGTGGGGAGTGTGGGGCAGCCGCGGGATGGCGATAAGCGGTCCTCCTATGCGGTATATGATACCACCGCTCGTCAATTTGAGATCCGGCGGGTGGAGTACGATATCGAGACGGCCCAGAAGAAGATCATTGCGGCAGGCCTGCCCGAGCGGTTGGCTGTCCGGCTCGGGTTGGGGGTTTAG
- a CDS encoding polyribonucleotide nucleotidyltransferase has product MKEVSVSVAIGDKVITLETGLLALQAKGAATVRLGDTIILSTACASESPREGIDYFPLQVEYRERFSAAGKFPGGFFKRESRPSENEILAARFTDRPIRPLFSESYRNDVQLVGTLLSADGENAADVLNIVGASTALTLSDLAFHGPIAGVRVGRVNGKFVVNPTVLEREQSDLDLVYAGNRNTPTMIEGDAKELSEADLVAAMRFAHEQCVKLIDAQLELRRLAGLPEKVIVEPPADTTFITAARKVAGGELAEAYLIAGKQARNAAVAKIKDVLKAKLTEAFPAITKEQLRATMDELSIAVVRENVLERGKRIDGRGENDVRPLFAKVGLLPRVHGSAFFGRGETHALGTVTLGTNKDAQDMDAITGGPTSKSFMLHYNFPPYSVGETGRFGSPGRREIGHGNLAERSLAEVIPQNYPYTVRLLSDIMGSNGSSSMASICVGTLALMDAGVPITSPVAGISCGLFTAPGKAKLVVDILGDEDHCGDMDFKVGGTRKGITGFQLDLKIRGLEWNLVEAAFEKCRIARMGILDYMESVLAAPRDALSPHAPRITEVKIPIDKIGELIGPGGKNIRRIVELSGAQIDINDDGIVKVFSSKQEGMELALREINMITAEPEEGAIYDGIVTGITKFGCFVEIFPGRDGLVHISELADCHVRNVEDVCKVGDQMWVKCIGIDEKGRVKLSRRAAMVEKDVPADPAAQ; this is encoded by the coding sequence ATGAAAGAAGTTTCAGTTTCCGTCGCCATCGGCGACAAAGTTATCACCCTTGAAACCGGCCTGCTGGCCCTTCAAGCTAAAGGTGCCGCAACGGTTCGTCTCGGTGACACGATCATCCTTTCAACCGCCTGCGCCTCGGAATCCCCCCGTGAAGGGATCGACTATTTCCCCCTCCAGGTCGAATACCGCGAACGGTTCTCCGCCGCCGGAAAGTTCCCTGGTGGATTTTTCAAACGCGAAAGCCGCCCGTCTGAAAACGAAATTCTGGCCGCCCGTTTCACCGACCGGCCCATTCGGCCGCTCTTTTCCGAAAGCTACCGGAATGATGTCCAGCTGGTGGGCACCCTCCTTTCCGCTGACGGGGAAAACGCCGCAGATGTCCTGAACATCGTGGGCGCCAGCACAGCCCTGACGCTCTCTGACCTGGCCTTTCACGGCCCCATCGCCGGGGTACGCGTGGGTCGCGTCAATGGCAAGTTTGTGGTCAACCCCACCGTCCTGGAACGCGAACAGAGCGATCTGGACCTGGTGTATGCCGGCAATCGCAATACCCCGACCATGATCGAGGGCGACGCCAAGGAACTTTCAGAAGCAGACCTGGTGGCCGCCATGCGGTTCGCGCACGAACAGTGCGTGAAACTGATTGACGCCCAGCTCGAACTGCGTCGGCTGGCCGGCCTGCCCGAGAAGGTGATTGTGGAACCTCCGGCTGACACCACCTTTATCACTGCCGCCCGCAAAGTGGCCGGTGGCGAACTCGCCGAAGCCTACTTGATCGCCGGCAAACAAGCCCGTAACGCCGCGGTCGCCAAGATCAAGGATGTCCTGAAGGCCAAGCTGACCGAAGCCTTCCCGGCCATCACCAAGGAACAGCTGCGCGCCACCATGGATGAGCTGAGCATCGCCGTGGTTCGCGAAAACGTGCTGGAACGCGGCAAGCGGATCGACGGTCGTGGCGAGAATGATGTCCGCCCGTTGTTCGCCAAGGTGGGCCTGCTCCCGCGGGTTCATGGCTCGGCCTTCTTCGGCCGTGGCGAAACACACGCCCTGGGTACCGTCACCCTCGGCACCAACAAGGACGCACAGGATATGGACGCCATCACCGGCGGCCCGACCTCCAAGTCCTTCATGTTGCACTATAACTTCCCGCCCTACAGCGTCGGCGAGACCGGCCGCTTCGGCTCTCCCGGACGTCGGGAAATCGGACACGGCAATCTGGCTGAACGCTCCCTGGCTGAAGTCATTCCGCAGAACTATCCCTACACCGTCCGTCTGCTGTCGGACATCATGGGCTCGAATGGATCCAGCTCCATGGCCAGCATCTGCGTCGGCACGCTGGCGTTGATGGATGCGGGTGTTCCAATCACCAGCCCGGTGGCCGGCATCTCCTGCGGCCTCTTCACGGCGCCTGGCAAAGCCAAGCTGGTCGTGGATATCCTTGGGGACGAGGATCATTGCGGCGATATGGACTTCAAGGTGGGCGGTACCCGCAAGGGCATCACCGGCTTCCAGCTCGACCTCAAAATTCGCGGCCTGGAATGGAACCTGGTGGAAGCGGCCTTTGAAAAGTGCCGGATCGCTCGCATGGGGATCCTGGATTACATGGAGAGTGTGCTCGCGGCACCGCGTGACGCCCTGTCACCGCACGCCCCGCGCATCACGGAAGTCAAGATTCCGATTGATAAGATCGGTGAACTGATCGGCCCCGGGGGCAAGAATATCCGCCGGATCGTCGAACTCAGCGGAGCCCAGATCGACATCAATGATGATGGCATCGTCAAGGTCTTCAGCAGCAAGCAGGAAGGCATGGAACTGGCCCTGCGCGAAATCAACATGATTACCGCGGAGCCGGAAGAGGGCGCCATTTATGACGGCATCGTGACGGGCATCACCAAGTTCGGTTGCTTCGTCGAAATCTTCCCGGGCCGCGATGGCCTGGTTCACATCAGCGAGCTTGCTGATTGCCACGTCCGCAATGTCGAGGATGTGTGCAAGGTGGGCGACCAGATGTGGGTCAAGTGCATCGGGATCGACGAGAAGGGACGCGTCAAACTCAGTCGTCGTGCTGCGATGGTTGAGAAAGACGTTCCTGCCGACCCCGCCGCCCAGTAA
- the ispD gene encoding 2-C-methyl-D-erythritol 4-phosphate cytidylyltransferase, whose amino-acid sequence MIFGIIVAAGKSERMGADVDKAFLSLGTRPVLMYSLQAFEQCPLIDGVILVVRKDRMDAARGMIQMFGFSKVRKVVAGGASRQLSVMLGLAELKDDVKIVAVHDGARPCVTPALIQETILSAKRQGTGVAAVKVTDTIKEVDRGSLVVRTVDRSKLWAVQTPQTFRVDWLNKAYAHAKKKKLTVTDEASAVEALGEPVHLVPAPATNIKITTPADLALASMILKV is encoded by the coding sequence ATGATTTTCGGTATCATTGTTGCGGCTGGAAAAAGTGAGCGCATGGGGGCGGATGTGGACAAGGCATTCCTCTCCCTTGGGACTCGCCCGGTGTTGATGTATTCCCTCCAAGCGTTTGAACAATGCCCTCTGATTGACGGGGTGATTCTCGTGGTCCGCAAGGACCGGATGGATGCGGCGCGCGGCATGATTCAGATGTTCGGGTTCTCCAAGGTGCGTAAAGTGGTGGCGGGCGGGGCCTCGCGGCAGCTCTCCGTCATGCTCGGCCTGGCTGAATTGAAAGATGATGTGAAAATCGTGGCCGTGCATGATGGGGCCCGGCCCTGTGTGACTCCCGCCCTTATTCAGGAAACCATTCTTTCGGCCAAGCGGCAGGGCACCGGGGTGGCGGCCGTGAAGGTCACCGACACGATCAAGGAAGTCGATCGCGGCTCCCTGGTAGTGCGGACGGTCGATCGCTCGAAATTGTGGGCGGTGCAGACGCCGCAGACCTTCCGGGTCGATTGGCTGAACAAGGCCTACGCCCATGCCAAGAAGAAGAAATTGACGGTTACGGACGAGGCTTCGGCCGTTGAGGCGTTGGGAGAGCCGGTCCATCTGGTTCCCGCTCCTGCGACGAATATCAAGATCACCACTCCGGCTGATCTGGCCCTGGCGTCCATGATTTTGAAGGTGTAA
- a CDS encoding GNAT family N-acetyltransferase, translating to MKQKPKFIVRNAGFTDADGIYSLIKAYPKELLPRPISDIAENIDRFIVCEKKGQIVGTVSWSILPEIGHARHPSVEIKSLSVKRSLRKHGVGRMLVEAAIERIRILKPSQMIVLTFTPGFFTKMGFHEVPKVSLMHKLYMGCINCAKYDSPFTCPEVAMAMDV from the coding sequence GTGAAACAGAAACCAAAATTCATTGTACGTAATGCGGGTTTTACCGATGCAGACGGGATCTACAGCCTGATCAAGGCCTATCCCAAGGAATTACTGCCGCGGCCCATCTCTGATATTGCCGAGAACATAGACCGGTTTATTGTCTGTGAAAAGAAAGGCCAGATTGTTGGGACCGTATCCTGGTCCATTCTGCCCGAAATCGGCCATGCCCGGCACCCCTCGGTTGAGATCAAGTCGCTTTCCGTCAAGCGCAGCCTGCGGAAACATGGAGTGGGCCGGATGCTGGTGGAGGCCGCCATCGAGCGGATTCGAATCTTGAAGCCCTCCCAGATGATTGTCCTGACCTTCACGCCCGGTTTCTTTACCAAGATGGGGTTCCATGAGGTGCCCAAGGTGTCGTTGATGCATAAGCTCTATATGGGGTGCATCAACTGCGCGAAATACGATTCCCCCTTCACCTGTCCTGAAGTCGCAATGGCGATGGATGTCTGA
- a CDS encoding PTS sugar transporter subunit IIA: MNLKKLLSEDTIIVDLKGTTKEEIIEEMIDLLMARGRIKDRVAALRAVLDREQKMSTGMQHGIAIPHGKTDSVEKLATALALKKEGVDFASMDGKPSTIFVMTISSISRTGPHIQFLSEISQILNDSEKRERILKSTTAAEVLDVLTN; encoded by the coding sequence ATGAATTTAAAGAAGCTGTTATCTGAAGACACGATCATTGTTGATTTGAAGGGGACGACCAAGGAGGAGATCATCGAGGAGATGATCGACCTGCTGATGGCGCGCGGACGGATTAAAGACCGTGTTGCCGCCCTCCGGGCCGTTCTTGATCGTGAACAGAAAATGTCCACTGGCATGCAGCACGGTATTGCCATCCCCCATGGCAAGACCGATTCGGTGGAAAAGCTGGCCACGGCGCTGGCGTTGAAAAAAGAGGGCGTCGATTTCGCCTCGATGGACGGCAAGCCTTCGACCATTTTCGTCATGACCATTTCCTCGATCAGTCGTACCGGCCCCCACATTCAATTTCTCTCAGAGATCAGCCAGATCCTGAACGACAGTGAAAAGCGCGAGCGCATTTTAAAGTCCACGACGGCGGCGGAAGTGCTCGATGTGCTGACGAATTGA
- a CDS encoding Gfo/Idh/MocA family oxidoreductase, whose protein sequence is MTTGQPFRIGIIGAENSHATAIFTLINIARTPPGFAVTHLWGESEVLAEKTAKAGRIPTVVSDPAEMLGKIDGLMIDHRDGTYHLAAARPFVAAGIPVFVDKPFSTSFAEACEFLKWRREKQVAVTTMSALTHNACIAGIKDKLNDVRMLAPIAVMEALRGALATGRQVVVPVIG, encoded by the coding sequence ATGACAACCGGGCAACCGTTCAGAATCGGAATTATCGGCGCTGAGAACTCGCATGCGACTGCGATTTTCACATTAATCAACATTGCCCGAACGCCTCCTGGATTTGCCGTCACACACCTGTGGGGCGAATCGGAGGTTTTGGCGGAGAAGACCGCCAAGGCGGGCAGGATCCCAACTGTGGTGAGCGACCCCGCCGAGATGCTCGGTAAAATCGATGGATTGATGATTGATCATCGTGATGGGACGTATCATCTTGCGGCGGCCCGGCCATTTGTCGCCGCGGGCATTCCTGTGTTTGTGGATAAACCTTTCAGCACCTCGTTTGCGGAGGCGTGCGAGTTCCTGAAATGGCGACGCGAGAAACAGGTTGCCGTGACGACCATGAGCGCGCTCACGCATAATGCCTGCATTGCGGGGATCAAAGATAAACTCAATGACGTCCGGATGCTTGCCCCCATCGCGGTCATGGAGGCGCTGCGCGGAGCCTTGGCGACGGGCCGGCAGGTGGTTGTGCCGGTAATAGGGTAA